In Candidatus Omnitrophota bacterium, the DNA window CAGGTTACAATTTTTGATAGCTTAGGCAATGAATATATAGTTTTAGTCTCTGAAATTGGGGAAAAAGGGGCAAAATTAATGGTAAGAGAAAAAAGATTAAATGATGATGCGGGGATTAAAATTACGGTTGCCTGCGCTATCCCTAAGAAGGTAAAGATGGATGATATCGTAGATAAACTTACTCAGCTAGGAGTTGAATGCATAGTCCCGCTTGAAACAGAAAGGGTAATTGTTAGATTGAACAATCAGAAAAGAATAGAGCGACAAGAGCGTTGGGAGAAAATTTCTCAAAGCGCAACTAAACAAAGTCAGCGCAGCAAGCTTGTTTTGATTAAGCCGGTAACCGAATTTAAAGATGTAATTTCATTAGCCCATAACTTTGATTTAAAATTAATTCCTACATTAGAAGGAGAAAGAAAGAGCCTCAAAGATATTTTTAATAACTCATCCAGGGAAATAAAAAATGTGTTAGTGTTAATTGGCCCGGAGGGAGATTTTACGCCTTCTGAAGTTGCCTTGGCAAAAGAGGCTGGATTTGTCCCTGTCAATCTTGGAAGAGGTGTTTTGCGTGTAGATACTGCAGCTATTGCAGTTGTTAGTTTCATTAAGTTAAATGCATAGCCGAACCATTAAATTTTTTACTCTGGGATGTAAGGCTAACCAATATGATACTCAGAGCATCCGTGAAAAGTTTTTAAGTAAAGGTTTTTCTGGTACTGATAAAGTCCGGGCTGATTATTTTTTAATAAATACCTGTACAGTTACTTCAAGCGCTGACCAAAAATCCCGAAATATAATCCGTAAATGTATCCGTTCCAATCCAAAAGCAAAGGTAATTGTAACAGGCTGCCTTGTTGAAAAAGACCTTAAATCATTGAGCGATATCCGGGGAATTGATTTAATTATTAAAAAAAGTTTTTTTCCTGAAGGAATAAGCAGTTTTAATCAGCATACCCGGGCTTTTTTAAAAATCCAGGATGGTTGTAGTAATTTCTGCAGCTATTGCAAGGTAGCTTTAGTTCGGGGTAAAGAGCGCAGTAAAGAACTCAACCAAGTAATTGATGAGGCTCATAAACTGGCTGCCAGTGGATATAAAGAAATTGTCCTGACTGGTATCTGTTTGGGTGCTTATGGCAAGGATTTATCTCCAAAGATAGATCTTGTTGATGTTATTAACGCACTAGAAAAAATTAAGGGTTTAGAACGGATAAGGTTAAGCTCAATAGAGGCTAGGGATGTTTCTTTTGGGTTGATTAACTGTTTTAGAAACAGTAGCAAACTTTGTCGGCACCTGCATATTCCTATTCAAAGCGGAGATAATCGAATCCTTAAGCTTATGAATCGTAAATATTCTAGAGAGAAATATTCAAATCTTATTGATAGGCTGAAAAGTAATGTTCCTGGGATTTCCATTACTACTGATTGCTTAATAGGTTTTCCTGGCGAAACAGAAGTAAATTTTAAGAATTCACTCGATTTGATAAAGATGATCATGCCTTTAAAAGTGCATATATTTCCTTATTCCGGCAGGCCTGGAACTCAAGCGGTAGGATTTCCCGGGGTGGTTGATCCGGTAACGGTCAAGATTCGTTGTGAAAGGATGAAAGATGCTGCCAAAATGAGCTGGTTAAGTTTTATGCGTAAATTTATTGGTAAAAAATTATCTATTTTGATTGAAGGAAGAACTAAAGATAATCCTGATTTTTTGGAAGGTTTAACCGATAACTATTTACAGGTTAGGCTGCCATATAAGCCTGATTTGAAGAATAAGGTTGTTTTGGTTAGGATTAAGCGCATGATTGGAGATAATTTCATTGGTGAATATATTGACAATCCATAGATTGCAGGTAGAATAATATAATATGAAAAAGCGCATTTATTACCATCATACTGATTGCGGAGGAGTAGTTTATTACGCCAACTACCTTAAGTTTTTGGAGGAGGCGCGAACCGAATATTTTGAGTTAAAAAATACTTCAATCAAACAATTAGCTGATTCTGGGATAATGTTTGTGGTAGCACGCCAGGAAATTGATTATAAATGCCCTGCTAAATATGGGGATGAACTGGATATTCAAACTCAAGTAGGAGCTATGACTGGGGTGCGCATTGAGTTTTTACATGAAATCTATAATCAGGATAAAAAAATAATTGTTAAAGCTAAAACCATCCTTGTTTGTGTTGATAAAACCCTAAAACCGCAAGCCATTCCTGAAGACTTACGCAAAAAACTAGGATAATTTAATCTAAAGAGGTGAAAAAATGCAAGGGCTTCTCAATCTTTTAAAGATTAGGCGAAGTATAAGGGAATTTCAAGTTAAAGACATACCCAAAAGACAACTTGAAGAGATTGTTGATGCAGCAAGGTTTGCTCCTACTGCTAGGAACGTTCAGCCTTGGGAATTTATAGTAGTGACTGATAAAAATAAAATAGCACAGTTTGCTAATCTGGGCCAAAATGCCAGGTTTATGGCTCAGGCAGCAGCATGCATAGCGGTTTTTT includes these proteins:
- a CDS encoding RsmE family RNA methyltransferase; this encodes MNRFFIEKINPLDKQIILNDPAQLHHLKNVLRIKPKEQVTIFDSLGNEYIVLVSEIGEKGAKLMVREKRLNDDAGIKITVACAIPKKVKMDDIVDKLTQLGVECIVPLETERVIVRLNNQKRIERQERWEKISQSATKQSQRSKLVLIKPVTEFKDVISLAHNFDLKLIPTLEGERKSLKDIFNNSSREIKNVLVLIGPEGDFTPSEVALAKEAGFVPVNLGRGVLRVDTAAIAVVSFIKLNA
- a CDS encoding thioesterase family protein is translated as MKKRIYYHHTDCGGVVYYANYLKFLEEARTEYFELKNTSIKQLADSGIMFVVARQEIDYKCPAKYGDELDIQTQVGAMTGVRIEFLHEIYNQDKKIIVKAKTILVCVDKTLKPQAIPEDLRKKLG
- a CDS encoding MiaB/RimO family radical SAM methylthiotransferase, which encodes MHSRTIKFFTLGCKANQYDTQSIREKFLSKGFSGTDKVRADYFLINTCTVTSSADQKSRNIIRKCIRSNPKAKVIVTGCLVEKDLKSLSDIRGIDLIIKKSFFPEGISSFNQHTRAFLKIQDGCSNFCSYCKVALVRGKERSKELNQVIDEAHKLAASGYKEIVLTGICLGAYGKDLSPKIDLVDVINALEKIKGLERIRLSSIEARDVSFGLINCFRNSSKLCRHLHIPIQSGDNRILKLMNRKYSREKYSNLIDRLKSNVPGISITTDCLIGFPGETEVNFKNSLDLIKMIMPLKVHIFPYSGRPGTQAVGFPGVVDPVTVKIRCERMKDAAKMSWLSFMRKFIGKKLSILIEGRTKDNPDFLEGLTDNYLQVRLPYKPDLKNKVVLVRIKRMIGDNFIGEYIDNP